A DNA window from Patescibacteria group bacterium contains the following coding sequences:
- a CDS encoding D-alanine--D-alanine ligase → MEKIKIALLSGGDSHEREVSKQTGDIIFEAMDKEKYEIFKYDPKEDLTKLFIDASTNKFDIVLPALHGTFGEDGSLQGMFDLLKVPYVFSGLLSSAVCMNKHTSKLIVKSIGISVANDLVIKRGEQIDTRNIITSLSLPIVVKPMEQGSSIGVSLVHTKEELESAVKNSLEHGSSALLEAYVSGREFTVAIMGNKMPDALPVIEIIPKVSSWFDYNSKYEDGGADEICPAVIPDELRLSLQKTAIDIYEKLGCRDLGRGDFIVDSNTGLIYFIEMNTIPGMTKNSLLPKAAKEAGISFGALLDRIIEGAIEDRKLN, encoded by the coding sequence ATGGAAAAAATTAAAATTGCTCTTCTTTCGGGAGGGGACTCTCATGAGAGAGAAGTTTCAAAACAAACAGGTGATATAATTTTTGAGGCAATGGATAAAGAGAAATATGAAATATTTAAATATGACCCGAAGGAAGATTTAACAAAATTATTTATTGATGCCAGTACAAATAAATTTGATATAGTTCTCCCAGCTCTTCATGGTACATTTGGAGAGGACGGCAGTTTGCAGGGTATGTTCGATTTATTGAAAGTACCATATGTTTTTTCTGGCTTACTAAGTAGTGCGGTTTGCATGAACAAGCATACGTCTAAACTAATTGTTAAGAGTATTGGAATTAGTGTTGCCAACGACTTAGTTATTAAGAGAGGTGAGCAAATTGACACTAGAAACATAATCACTTCACTGTCGCTACCTATAGTTGTAAAACCAATGGAGCAGGGTTCCTCTATAGGTGTTTCTTTAGTCCACACCAAAGAAGAGCTAGAAAGTGCCGTGAAAAATTCTCTTGAGCATGGTTCAAGCGCCTTGCTAGAAGCATATGTTTCCGGACGAGAGTTTACAGTTGCTATAATGGGGAATAAGATGCCTGACGCCCTGCCTGTTATTGAAATTATTCCTAAAGTTTCTTCTTGGTTTGATTATAATTCAAAGTATGAAGATGGTGGTGCTGATGAAATTTGTCCAGCTGTTATCCCAGATGAGCTAAGACTCTCTCTCCAGAAAACAGCTATAGATATTTATGAAAAACTTGGATGCAGAGATTTGGGAAGGGGAGACTTTATAGTTGATTCTAATACCGGACTAATTTATTTTATAGAAATGAATACCATTCCAGGAATGACAAAAAATAGTCTCCTTCCGAAGGCTGCAAAAGAAGCAGGGATAAGTTTCGGTGCCTTACTAGATAGAATTATTGAAGGTGCAATTGAAGATAGAAAATTGAATTAA
- a CDS encoding FtsQ-type POTRA domain-containing protein, which yields MFNKKNKIGKKKGSKLYISQKAYNNPYFKDVNKTSRSSFVSSMSWKAKISVILIVIFIFSIVWLIFYSKYFLIYDIEINIEKINDIGRIGEDDIEKMAREELRSKFVFLPGNNIFLFDENKLYNKLSTDFAFEEIRVEKKLPNKLHIYLREVSYALIWKEQEEYFYITPKGDVINSVSPEEIKEIFPLVENKGRDLIVNGSVQDKNEHLRFSIELYKTFKDTNIFNIEKFIIGTQNDNTITMKIFDGPEIYFNVTEDLNSQSDKLLLLRNEKLRDDLYSKTYIDLRFGDMIYYR from the coding sequence ATGTTTAATAAAAAGAACAAAATTGGGAAAAAGAAGGGGAGTAAATTGTATATTAGTCAGAAAGCATATAACAATCCCTATTTTAAAGATGTAAACAAAACATCTAGATCATCTTTTGTTTCAAGCATGTCTTGGAAGGCCAAAATTTCAGTTATCTTAATTGTTATTTTTATATTTTCAATCGTTTGGTTAATCTTCTACTCTAAATATTTTTTGATATATGATATAGAAATAAATATTGAGAAAATAAATGACATTGGACGTATCGGTGAAGACGACATCGAAAAAATGGCCAGAGAAGAATTGCGGTCAAAATTTGTTTTCTTGCCCGGTAACAATATTTTCCTTTTCGATGAAAACAAATTATATAACAAGCTAAGTACAGATTTTGCCTTTGAAGAGATTAGAGTAGAAAAAAAATTACCAAACAAATTGCACATCTATTTAAGAGAGGTTTCCTATGCCCTTATATGGAAAGAACAAGAAGAATATTTTTATATTACCCCAAAAGGGGACGTTATAAATAGTGTTTCTCCGGAAGAAATTAAGGAAATTTTTCCCTTAGTGGAAAACAAGGGAAGAGATCTTATTGTTAATGGTTCTGTCCAAGATAAAAATGAACATCTTAGATTTTCAATTGAGCTTTACAAAACTTTTAAGGATACAAATATATTTAATATTGAAAAATTTATTATTGGAACCCAAAACGATAACACCATCACAATGAAAATATTTGACGGACCAGAAATTTATTTTAATGTTACTGAGGATTTGAATTCTCAGTCTGATAAACTTCTTCTATTGAGAAATGAAAAGTTGCGTGACGATCTATACTCAAAGACATACATTGACCTTAGGTTCGGAGACATGATATACTATAGATAA
- the lysS gene encoding lysine--tRNA ligase has protein sequence MSDEKISEIEERKNKLDQIRKLGINPYVSNNNKTHSINEVLLDFDKNIKNSKVFVVGGRLKTNRTHGNLTFSNIEDSSGNIQIALSKKALGDDSYKHFVKLIDMGDFIEVKGTCFLTHKNEKSLMVNEWRLLSKTIRPLPEKYHGLKDEDKKQRFRELEMVSDRNAFDRFRKRFEATRIIREFMWKHKFIEVETPILQNVYGGTYAKPFTTYYHGLDQDFYLRIAPEMFLKRTITGGFERIFEIGKCFRNEGMSPAHLQEFTMFEFYWPYVDYNFLMDFTENLVSEVVEKVYKNYVVKYGDNEINFKPPYPRKTFDDLLKENLGAGIDGFDTEEKIEKYVSENKLENIVHLSEKVGWPAKIDELYKKTIRNKLINPIFVTDYPKELMALAKTKEDDPKKVATFQLVINTWEMIKAYNELNDPIDQRERFEAQERLVIEGDEEAMPFDHDFVESMEYGMPPMAGWGMGLDRFFALLEGEENIRDMVLFPTMKRLNELKVKSKKLKDDGVSIDLGIDYNKAQEIFNKYLNEENTKLHSLESEAIMRGLAKHFGEDEEQWGIIGLLHDIDWDETREDIANHTVRAVDILKNEGASDYLINTIVSHGFGDNGCGLIKENKRNSRVEHALASAETLTGLIIASAKMQPDKKLASVKLSSLKKKFKQKAFAANCNREIISECEKIGLSTDEFLEIGLNSLQEISDKLRL, from the coding sequence ATGTCCGATGAAAAGATTAGCGAAATAGAAGAAAGAAAAAATAAATTAGATCAAATAAGAAAACTGGGCATAAATCCCTATGTTTCAAATAATAATAAAACTCACTCAATAAATGAGGTACTTTTGGATTTTGATAAAAATATTAAAAACTCTAAGGTTTTTGTTGTTGGTGGAAGACTAAAAACAAACAGGACTCACGGTAATTTAACTTTTTCAAATATCGAAGATTCTAGTGGAAATATTCAGATTGCCTTGTCAAAAAAAGCACTTGGCGATGATTCGTATAAACATTTTGTAAAACTGATTGACATGGGTGACTTTATTGAAGTTAAGGGGACATGTTTTTTAACACACAAAAATGAAAAATCACTAATGGTAAATGAGTGGAGACTCTTAAGTAAAACTATTCGACCACTTCCAGAGAAATATCATGGTTTAAAGGACGAAGACAAGAAGCAAAGATTTAGGGAACTTGAAATGGTTTCAGATAGAAATGCTTTTGATAGATTTAGAAAAAGATTTGAAGCAACTCGTATTATTAGGGAATTTATGTGGAAACATAAATTTATTGAAGTAGAAACTCCTATTTTGCAAAATGTTTACGGTGGAACATATGCTAAGCCTTTTACTACTTACTACCACGGATTAGATCAAGATTTTTACTTGCGTATCGCCCCAGAAATGTTTCTAAAAAGAACTATTACTGGTGGATTTGAAAGAATATTTGAAATAGGGAAATGCTTTCGAAACGAAGGAATGAGCCCAGCCCATTTGCAGGAATTTACAATGTTTGAATTCTATTGGCCATATGTAGATTATAATTTTTTAATGGATTTTACTGAAAATTTAGTCAGTGAGGTTGTTGAGAAAGTTTACAAGAACTACGTGGTTAAATATGGAGATAATGAAATTAATTTTAAGCCTCCATACCCAAGAAAAACATTTGATGATCTACTAAAAGAAAATTTAGGCGCAGGAATTGATGGTTTTGACACGGAAGAAAAAATAGAAAAATATGTTTCTGAAAATAAACTAGAAAATATTGTTCATTTAAGTGAGAAGGTGGGTTGGCCAGCTAAGATTGATGAGCTATATAAAAAAACAATTAGAAATAAATTGATTAATCCTATTTTTGTTACTGACTATCCAAAGGAATTAATGGCCTTAGCTAAAACAAAAGAAGATGATCCCAAAAAGGTTGCTACTTTTCAGTTAGTCATAAATACTTGGGAAATGATTAAGGCGTATAACGAGCTCAATGATCCAATAGACCAAAGAGAACGTTTTGAAGCTCAGGAGAGGCTTGTGATAGAAGGAGACGAAGAGGCAATGCCTTTCGATCACGACTTCGTTGAATCTATGGAATATGGTATGCCACCAATGGCAGGATGGGGGATGGGTCTTGATAGATTCTTTGCTTTGCTTGAAGGAGAGGAAAATATTCGTGACATGGTTTTATTTCCAACGATGAAAAGACTTAATGAGTTAAAAGTTAAAAGTAAAAAGTTAAAAGATGATGGAGTTAGTATTGATTTAGGAATCGACTACAATAAAGCTCAAGAAATTTTTAACAAATATTTAAATGAAGAAAATACTAAACTTCATTCCTTAGAATCTGAAGCCATAATGAGAGGCCTAGCTAAACATTTTGGTGAGGACGAGGAACAGTGGGGGATAATAGGCCTCTTGCACGATATTGATTGGGATGAAACCAGGGAAGATATTGCAAACCATACAGTCAGAGCAGTCGATATTCTAAAGAATGAAGGTGCTTCAGATTATCTTATTAACACAATAGTTTCACATGGATTTGGAGATAATGGATGCGGCTTGATTAAAGAAAACAAAAGAAACTCTAGAGTCGAACATGCCCTAGCTTCCGCCGAAACCTTAACTGGCTTAATCATTGCTTCTGCTAAAATGCAACCAGACAAAAAATTAGCAAGTGTAAAATTAAGTTCACTGAAAAAGAAATTTAAACAAAAAGCATTTGCAGCTAATTGTAACAGAGAAATAATTTCAGAATGTGAAAAGATTGGATTGTCTACTGATGAATTTTTAGAAATAGGCTTAAATTCACTTCAAGAAATTTCTGATAAATTAAGACTTTAA
- a CDS encoding NUDIX hydrolase, whose product MWKILSTKKIFEHPRITLLEDDVELPNGHKTKYLKFEAAQNAATIIAKNDEGKIMLSKQYSHPVQEVLWQFPGGGVPLSEKPEDGANRELIEETGHRASNLKLLGDYLMNNRRSTQKMFVYLGTDLVEDNSLEKDLEEGDIENFWISESEIDQMIVDNKIDNNHILSAWALYKLQK is encoded by the coding sequence ATGTGGAAAATTTTATCAACAAAAAAAATATTCGAACACCCACGAATTACATTACTTGAAGATGACGTTGAATTACCCAATGGACATAAAACAAAATATTTAAAATTTGAAGCTGCTCAAAATGCAGCAACAATTATTGCTAAAAACGATGAAGGTAAAATAATGTTATCAAAGCAATATTCTCACCCTGTTCAAGAGGTTCTTTGGCAGTTTCCGGGAGGTGGTGTTCCTCTTTCAGAAAAACCTGAAGATGGAGCGAATCGAGAATTAATCGAGGAGACAGGACACAGAGCCTCGAACTTAAAACTTCTTGGAGATTATTTAATGAATAATAGACGTTCAACGCAGAAGATGTTTGTTTATTTAGGAACTGATTTAGTAGAAGATAATAGCCTTGAGAAAGATCTCGAGGAAGGTGATATTGAGAATTTTTGGATTAGCGAAAGCGAGATTGACCAGATGATTGTAGACAATAAGATAGATAATAATCACATACTTTCAGCATGGGCTTTATATAAATTACAGAAATAA
- the greA gene encoding transcription elongation factor GreA, producing the protein MSDQIISKEGYEKLNEEYQELVKVKRREIADRIQKAKDMGDLSENAEYSEAKDAQALNEGRIIELDSLLKNVVVVESKKTDEVSLGSVLTVKADGKERTFEIVSFNEVDPPTGKISNESPIGQAFLGKSKGDTVDVQTPRGVIQYKILKIS; encoded by the coding sequence ATGTCTGATCAAATTATATCAAAAGAGGGTTACGAAAAACTCAATGAAGAGTATCAAGAGCTTGTTAAAGTTAAGAGAAGGGAAATTGCTGACAGAATCCAGAAAGCAAAAGATATGGGTGATTTAAGTGAAAATGCTGAATATTCAGAAGCGAAAGACGCCCAAGCACTAAATGAAGGAAGAATAATTGAGTTAGATAGCCTGTTAAAAAATGTGGTTGTTGTAGAGAGCAAGAAAACAGACGAAGTATCTCTCGGTTCAGTTCTAACGGTAAAAGCCGATGGAAAAGAGAGAACCTTTGAGATAGTTAGTTTTAATGAAGTTGATCCTCCAACAGGTAAGATATCTAACGAATCTCCCATAGGCCAAGCTTTTCTAGGAAAGTCCAAAGGCGATACCGTAGACGTCCAGACACCCCGAGGTGTAATTCAGTATAAGATACTAAAAATTTCATAA
- a CDS encoding tyrosine-type recombinase/integrase, with protein MSKAISKHLTDYLDFLEIEKGLSSKTQENYSRFLNKFFMWLEENKLQNIGPEKLTDSHILKYRVFLSRNTHPVTKKTLKKSTQNYYLIALRSLLEYFIERNIPSLPPDKIKLAKDKSDKEVNFLSLGQIEKLLLAPNIEARIGLRDRVILEVLFSTGLRVAELVALNSEQFIIADKSKDMEISVIGKGSKVRSIYFSERATMWLRAYLNKRTDMDPALFINYKPGIEKTSNQRRLTTKSVEEIVKKYTKIAGLPIITTPHTLRHSYATDLLAQGVDLRLVQEFLGHQNIATTQIYTHVTNKQLRDVHKKFHSGKNLKN; from the coding sequence ATGTCAAAAGCAATATCCAAACATTTAACAGACTATCTTGATTTTCTTGAGATAGAAAAAGGACTCTCCTCTAAAACCCAGGAGAATTATTCACGTTTTTTGAATAAGTTTTTTATGTGGTTGGAAGAAAATAAATTACAAAATATTGGACCAGAGAAACTTACCGATAGCCATATTTTAAAATATCGAGTTTTCCTTTCTAGGAATACTCATCCTGTTACAAAAAAAACATTAAAAAAATCTACTCAAAACTATTATCTTATTGCACTCAGAAGTCTGCTAGAGTATTTTATTGAACGCAATATCCCCTCTTTACCTCCAGACAAAATAAAACTTGCAAAAGACAAGTCAGATAAAGAAGTAAATTTTTTATCACTGGGACAAATTGAAAAATTATTATTAGCACCAAACATTGAAGCTAGAATTGGTTTGCGAGACAGAGTTATTCTAGAAGTGCTTTTTTCAACTGGCCTTCGTGTGGCCGAGTTAGTTGCTCTAAATTCCGAGCAGTTTATAATAGCCGATAAAAGTAAGGATATGGAAATATCTGTTATTGGTAAAGGTTCAAAAGTGAGATCTATTTATTTCTCGGAACGAGCTACGATGTGGCTTCGCGCTTACCTAAATAAAAGAACAGATATGGATCCAGCCTTATTTATTAATTATAAACCAGGAATAGAAAAAACCTCCAATCAGAGGAGGCTTACAACAAAAAGTGTAGAGGAAATAGTTAAAAAATATACAAAGATAGCAGGTCTTCCAATAATAACAACACCACATACTCTAAGGCACTCATATGCCACAGACCTCCTAGCGCAAGGTGTGGATCTTCGTTTAGTTCAAGAATTCCTCGGTCATCAAAATATAGCCACTACTCAAATATATACTCACGTCACAAACAAACAATTACGTGATGTTCATAAAAAATTTCACTCTGGGAAGAATTTGAAGAATTAG
- the serS gene encoding serine--tRNA ligase: protein MLDIKYIRENADEVQKAANNKNIKLDVAKLLDIDKKRREIVQGVEDLRAKKNDLAKQAKGGRPSPEQIEEGKKTKEKTAKLEDKLKEVEKEYFDLMVKVPTIPSEDTPIGKSEAENVEIEKWGTPRVFDFKLKDHIELGRDLDLLDLERGAKVAGYRGYYVRNEAVMLQMGLMMYALDKLVTKGFSPMIPPTLTKAFPLFGSGYFSGREYSPENDEIYKVENNEVNEDGTKAKEDKFLVGTAEPSLLAFHSGEVIDDKDLPLKLCGYSQCYRSEIGSYGKDTKGIYRVHEFMKVEQVCITRANTKEADKLHLEMLEIAKEMHQDLGLPYRILSICTGDMSAGKYKMFDIEAWIPSRDAYGETGSASNFLDWQSRRLNVKYRDKEGENKFVYMLNNTAMPSPRMMIAVMENYQNEDGSINIPEVLHKYIPGGVKIIKAKH from the coding sequence ATGTTAGACATAAAATACATCCGAGAAAATGCAGACGAAGTTCAAAAAGCTGCAAATAATAAAAACATTAAACTTGACGTAGCCAAGCTTCTTGATATTGATAAAAAAAGAAGGGAAATTGTTCAAGGAGTGGAAGACTTAAGAGCCAAGAAAAATGATTTAGCCAAACAGGCAAAAGGGGGGAGACCTAGCCCTGAGCAAATAGAAGAAGGGAAAAAGACAAAAGAAAAAACTGCCAAGCTTGAAGATAAATTGAAAGAAGTTGAAAAAGAATATTTCGACTTGATGGTAAAGGTTCCAACTATTCCTTCTGAGGATACTCCTATCGGAAAAAGTGAAGCAGAAAATGTCGAAATTGAAAAATGGGGGACACCAAGGGTTTTTGATTTTAAACTAAAAGATCATATAGAGCTAGGTCGTGATTTAGATTTGCTTGACTTAGAAAGGGGAGCTAAGGTGGCTGGTTATAGAGGTTATTATGTTCGTAATGAGGCTGTTATGCTTCAAATGGGTCTAATGATGTATGCCTTAGATAAATTAGTAACCAAAGGATTTTCACCAATGATTCCACCGACTCTAACTAAAGCATTTCCATTATTCGGAAGCGGGTATTTTTCTGGACGTGAATATAGTCCAGAAAATGATGAAATTTATAAAGTAGAAAATAATGAGGTCAATGAAGATGGAACAAAAGCAAAAGAAGATAAATTTTTAGTTGGAACCGCTGAACCTTCTTTGTTAGCTTTTCATTCTGGCGAAGTTATTGATGATAAAGACTTGCCATTGAAGCTTTGTGGCTATTCACAGTGCTATAGGTCAGAAATTGGGTCTTATGGTAAGGACACAAAAGGGATATATAGAGTTCATGAATTCATGAAAGTTGAACAGGTTTGTATCACAAGAGCTAACACAAAAGAAGCCGATAAACTGCATCTTGAGATGCTTGAGATTGCTAAAGAAATGCACCAGGATTTAGGCTTACCATATAGAATTCTTTCAATTTGTACTGGCGACATGAGTGCTGGTAAATACAAAATGTTTGATATTGAGGCCTGGATTCCAAGCAGAGATGCTTACGGTGAAACAGGGTCTGCTTCAAATTTTCTTGATTGGCAGTCAAGAAGATTAAATGTAAAATATAGAGACAAGGAAGGAGAAAACAAATTTGTTTATATGCTTAATAATACAGCTATGCCGAGCCCTAGGATGATGATTGCAGTAATGGAAAACTATCAAAATGAAGATGGTTCAATTAATATACCAGAAGTTCTTCATAAATATATACCTGGTGGAGTTAAAATAATTAAAGCGAAACATTAA